The nucleotide window AGCCCCTATGAAAGTGTCGTGTCGCGGGGCAAAGACATAGACAAGGAACTTTCGGGACACGACACTAGATGGGTCATCCCGGAGCGGAGACAGCCAAGGCTCAGTCGCCATCACACAGATTCGAGGGAGCGAGGACCGGGGCACCAGTTGCGGAGCAATGGGTCGTGATCAACATTTTCGGCAGGATGGGGAGGACATCTTCAGATACCAAAGCTTGGGGGATTTTAGCGACGGGACACTAATAGGCCCCGCGTCTTGAGAGGACAGCGGGAATAGTTCTGATGAGAAGCCGTATGTCAGTCCAGAAGGATTGGTTTCTTATGTACTCGATGTCGAGCCTCATCCATTCCTTGAAACCAAGGGTGCTCCTTCCGCTTATCTGCCAGAGACAGGTCAGGCCTGGTTTTACATCCAGCCGTCTTCTTTCCCAGGGTTCGTACATTTCGACTTCTTCAGGAATCGGGGGCCGCGGACCGACCAGGCTCATGTCTCCCCTCAGAACGTTGAAGAGCTGAGGGAGTTCATCAAGGCTTGTCTTCCTCAGGAATGCTCCGACTCTGGTGACGCGGGGGTCATTGGAGAGTTTGAAGACGGGACCATCGACCTCATTCAGGTGAAGCAGTTTCTTCCGTGATTCGTGGGCGCCTTCGTACATGGAGCGAATCTTGTAAAACAGGAAAGGTTTTCCTTTGAAGCCGAGCCGCGTCGACGTGTAGAACACAGGTCCACGCGAATCCAGCTTCACGGCAATTGCTATTGCCAGGTAAACAGGAATACAAAGGATTAGGGCTACGGCACTCGCCGCAACATCCAGCATCCTCTTTCCACGCCTCAGATAGAATCCATCCCGGCGTGCCTCCAAACCAATCAGCGATTCAATGGCCGGCATGGTCACGTTCCCAATATTCTGGCCGCGGACGGATCTCGCCGGAAGACTGGCAAGCAATCCTCGGTCGCCGCGAAAACTGGCGTCAGGGTTTCTGGAACTTGATCTGGTTTCTTCAATCATGTCAGGAATAGAAAAACCCCGAGACAGCATCTCGGGGCAAAGAGCTTGTTTGTACAGCGTATGCTAGTGAGTTGCCTGAAGCACGAATATTTACCGTGAAGGAACCGCTTCCCCGATAACTCTGAGAGTCTTTGCAATAGGGGACCATTTTCTTGCCGCGCAAGTTGCTCCAAAGACCTTTCGGTCCTCTCAGTGAGGATTAGTCAATACCGTGGACTTCCTCACTAGGCGTTCCTCACTTTTGCGAGTAACGTACCCCTGTAGCAATCGACTCTCTGGAACCACCTCCTCCACTTGTTGACAAAATAAGATTACCACAGTTCCCGGCCAAAGTCAACTGATTTCAGGGACCGCCCGACAGACCTTGCAACTGATCCGGGCCGGCGCCAGCATGGCGCGGGCGCTCATCCGGCTCCCTCCAGCGA belongs to Candidatus Eisenbacteria bacterium and includes:
- a CDS encoding sugar transferase gives rise to the protein MPAIESLIGLEARRDGFYLRRGKRMLDVAASAVALILCIPVYLAIAIAVKLDSRGPVFYTSTRLGFKGKPFLFYKIRSMYEGAHESRKKLLHLNEVDGPVFKLSNDPRVTRVGAFLRKTSLDELPQLFNVLRGDMSLVGPRPPIPEEVEMYEPWERRRLDVKPGLTCLWQISGRSTLGFKEWMRLDIEYIRNQSFWTDIRLLIRTIPAVLSRRGAY